From a single Rutidosis leptorrhynchoides isolate AG116_Rl617_1_P2 chromosome 5, CSIRO_AGI_Rlap_v1, whole genome shotgun sequence genomic region:
- the LOC139850290 gene encoding uncharacterized protein — protein MADISKSPDEDTSSRQIEQQLQTIDTFSNCSNITQDDDNDLVNVDDEHLPYTFNFDPFSPSNSSFFVPSSSFLNQQVNSNSCSYCSSEPESETDCPDSSTVYPDCLYNNDIEYDHIDFITDLFDSRDEIEHVSGLFSSSPVGTNDHDNDDDFVSNNIEELGLGLRVTGIDSDSDTEELGQVDNGNDDRNRTTDLNFERFWECQSFNTDRVVNERERGLSSVINRIEEISVSSELSSEGDAAVGNLEWEILSAVNNLERDLELETDVTGEGFVYTPEFDTLIGQFVETVRALRGSPPAAKSVVDNLPSVALKKGDLKECDNDCVICAVCKDEIKMDEKVTQLPCRHHYHGECIVPWLGIRNTCPVCRFELPTDDVDYERSKNRMNDDELRVGYGF, from the coding sequence ATGGCGGATATTTCGAAATCACCTGATGAGGATACATCATCCCGACAAATTGAACAACAATTACAAACCATAGATACTTTTTCCAACTGTTCTAATATAACTCAAGACGATGATAATGATCTTGTAAACGTAGACGATGAACACTTACCGTACACTTTCAATTTCGATCCATTTTCACCTTCAAATTCGTCGTTTTTTGTTCCTTCATCGTCGTTTCTTAATCAACAGGTAAACTCGAATTCATGTTCTTATTGCTCATCTGAACCGGAATCAGAGACTGATTGTCCAGATTCTTCAACTGTTTATCCTGATTGTttatataataatgatatagaaTACGATCATATCGATTTCATTACCGATTTATTTGATTCTCGTGATGAAATTGAACATGTTTCCGGCCTATTTTCGAGTAGCCCTGTAGGAActaatgatcatgataatgatgatgacttTGTTTCGAATAATATCGAGGAGCTAGGGTTAGGGTTAAGAGTCACCGGAATTGATTCAGATTCTGATACGGAAGAATTAGGTCAAGTTGATAATGGAAATGATGACCGAAATCGTACTACTGATTTGAATTTCGAACGTTTTTGGGAGTGTCAATCTTTTAATACTGATAGGGTGGTTAACGAACGAGAACGAGGATTGAGTTCAGTGATTAATAGGATCGAAGAGATCTCTGTTTCGTCTGAACTTTCATCTGAAGGAGATGCTGCTGTTGGTAATTTGGAATGGGAGATTCTTTCAGCTGTGAATAACTTAGAACGAGATCTTGAATTAGAAACTGATGTAACTGGTGAGGGTTTTGTATACACACCTGAATTCGATACTTTAATCGGGCAATTTGTGGAAACTGTTAGAGCTTTGAGAGGTAGTCCTCCTGCTGCTAAATCGGTTGTTGATAATCTTCCATCAGTAGCATTGAAGAAGGGAGATTTAAAAGAATGTGATAATGATTGTGTGATCTGTGCAGTTTGTAAAGATGAAATTAAAATGGATGAGAAAGTTACACAGCTTCCTTGTAGACACCATTATCATGGTGAGTGTATAGTGCCATGGTTAGGTATTCGTAATACGTGTCCTGTTTGCAGGTTTGAGTTGCCTACAGATGATGTTGATTATGAGAGAAGCAAGAATAGGATGAATGATGATGAGTTGCGAGTCGGGTATGGTTTTTAA